Part of the Deltaproteobacteria bacterium genome, GGTCTGGTAGAGGGTCCCCTCCAGTTTGAGTTGCACCTCGCCGGCCCTTTCCGGATCCTCCTCCAGCGAAAGGGCGTCGGTTGAAACCAGGGCCGGCAGTTTCTCGATCTTTTCGACAAAAGAAAAGACCCCCGCGAAAGTGCCGCGGGCCTCCAAAACAAACGCCCTCTTTGAGTACCCCTTTTCCTGGGATGAATCGAGAAACTTGAATGCGTCGAGTCTCGTCCCCTGCAAAAAATCGGCCTCGGTCACCTTTGCCATCAGCGAGGCGATATCGGAAATCTCGGGCTCTTTTTGCCCCAGAATCACCGCCGTCCGCGGGTCGAGGTCGGAAGCGGCCGGGGGAATTTCGGAAGGGGGCTGTTTGGCTACGGCATCGATGAATTTGACCATCGCCTCTTTTTGCGTCCGCAAAGTTTTTATCTCCCCCTTGAGGGCGGCGATATCCTTTGCCTTCGGCGCGTAAAGGATGCGCATGAAAAGGAACAGAATGGCCGCCATGAAAAAAAGGGCGAGGATGATTTCGCGCGAGGTTGCGATCTGCTTTAAGTCCGTTTTTGTCATTCAGGTTCTTGACCCGCAATCTCCATGCATTTGCAAAGAAGTTTGCGAACCGTTTGAAGCCGCTTCCGGGTCCCTTTTTCGGCGCCTCTTTTTTGGCCTCTTTTTTCCCCTCCTTTTTTCCCTCTTTTGCCTCTTCTTTTCCGTTTCCCATCCCCCCCGTCTTGAAGCCGGTCAGCCATACCGAGGGGGGGAGACGCCCGGTTACGTCCCGTAAGACATCGCTCCAGACGATGGCGGATGAAAAAATCCCCTTCAACTGCGCGGCCGCGGCGCTCCCCTTCCACTCGGGCTCCGCCTTTTTCATCAACTGCTCCTGTCTCGCCTTCAGTCCGGCCAGCTCCTCCTGAATCTGCCTTATCTTCGCTTTTCCCAATACCTGCCGCAAAATCTGGCTCCCGTAGAGAAGGACGCACAAAAAAATCACCGCGGCGATGCCATGGATCAGCCTCTGGTAGCTGAACTTGAACGGCTCCCTCTCGATTAGGTTGATCCGCTGAATCATCCGTTCATCCAGGCGAGGCTCACCGCCTGCGAAAAAAGATACCCCTTGTCCGCCACGGTTTTTTTGGCCTGATCGGACATTTCCATTCCGGCAAAGGGATCGAGCCGGGAAGTTTGGATGGCGAGGTTTTTCGCGAGATATTCGGGGAGTTCCCCGATCCCCGCCCCGCCGCCCGAAAGAGAGATCCGGTGGATCGTTTCCTGATGAAAGGCCACCGAAAAGGCGTCGAGCGAGTTCTGGATTTCCCCCGCCAGTTTTTTCATGAATTCCGGACCGTTTTCCTTCGCATCGGAAGACCTTAATCCCGGAAGGAGGCGCGTAAAATAAAAACGCCCGCGCCCCAGAATGGTCAGAACAACCTTTTCGGCCCCGAGGTCGATCCCCGCGATCCAGAGGTCATCGGACGGCCAGGCGCGGTCGACCGCCGACGCCAGGGAAACCGCCGACGGCTCGATGGCCGAAGGTTTTAGCCCGATGCGGGTCGCCAGATTCATCAGGTCGATGACCGATTTTTTTTTGACGGCATACCCCAAAAGGGTCTGCCGCACTTTTCCGCCGGCGGTTGTCTCTTCAATCAACGAAGAGGCGATGGAGTAGTCGGCAACTGGCCCCTCCACCGCCTCGCGCATGTTCCATCGCACCGCCTCCTTCAGATCGGCATCCGGCATGGCCGGAAGTTCCATCTTGCGGGTCTTGAGGGAGGTGTCGTCAAGACAGACAGCGGCCGAAAGGCCCGCGAGTCCCGCCTCCTTTACGGCGCCGTGAAGGTCGGATTCAAAATCGGGAGACGAGCGCGGGATGGGGTAGAGCCCGCAGAATTCGACGGCCAGTTTATCATTGGGTCTGCGGCCCATTTTTACGATTTTGACGCACTGGGAGCCGAGATCGATTCCCAGCAAATCGGGTCTCTTCAGTTTTTTAAGAGAGAGGAGGGGTTGGAACATTTAAAATCATTGGCCCCCTTTGGCCTTCAAGACGGCGATGCGAATTTCCACCTGCGCCTTGAGCGTCGGATCGAGGTCGGGCTTCAGGCGCAAAAACTCCTCGTAATTTTTGACGGCGAGCGTCCCGTTGCCCTCATTTTCCAAAACAGCGGCGAGGTGGAAGAAGGCCTCCCCGTACGAGGGGTTCAGTTTCACGGCCCTTTCAAAAAGCCCCCTTGCCCGGACGCGGTCGCCCCCCTCCATCAGCAGGACCCCCAGGTTGTTCAGCCCCTGCGGATAGTCGGGCTTCAACCCCAGCGCCTTTTCGTAGGCCTC contains:
- the pilO gene encoding type 4a pilus biogenesis protein PilO translates to MTKTDLKQIATSREIILALFFMAAILFLFMRILYAPKAKDIAALKGEIKTLRTQKEAMVKFIDAVAKQPPSEIPPAASDLDPRTAVILGQKEPEISDIASLMAKVTEADFLQGTRLDAFKFLDSSQEKGYSKRAFVLEARGTFAGVFSFVEKIEKLPALVSTDALSLEEDPERAGEVQLKLEGTLYQTKGGDPPKEDKKQ
- the pilM gene encoding pilus assembly protein PilM, producing the protein MFQPLLSLKKLKRPDLLGIDLGSQCVKIVKMGRRPNDKLAVEFCGLYPIPRSSPDFESDLHGAVKEAGLAGLSAAVCLDDTSLKTRKMELPAMPDADLKEAVRWNMREAVEGPVADYSIASSLIEETTAGGKVRQTLLGYAVKKKSVIDLMNLATRIGLKPSAIEPSAVSLASAVDRAWPSDDLWIAGIDLGAEKVVLTILGRGRFYFTRLLPGLRSSDAKENGPEFMKKLAGEIQNSLDAFSVAFHQETIHRISLSGGGAGIGELPEYLAKNLAIQTSRLDPFAGMEMSDQAKKTVADKGYLFSQAVSLAWMNG